GCCCGGGCATCACCCAGCAGCTGGTGAAAAGGCGGGGTGGCGCTGATGCCCACGCCAGGCGCACCAGCCGCGTCTTCCACCCATTGCGCCGGCGTCGGTGAGGCGGGCCGTTCGCTCAGGTCGATCATGGTGCCGACCACGCGCACGGCTTCACCCTGCGCATCACGCTCCAGCACCAAACCGCGCGAAAACATCTGGCGGTAGCCCGATCCATTGCTGCGCAAGCGGAAGCGCGCTTCGTAGCTGGGCTCGCTGCCATCCAGATGGGCGCGCAAGGCCGTCAGCATGGCCGCCTGGTCCTCGGGGTGGACCCGGCAGCGCCAGAAGGCGGTGTGGTCGGCCGAGCGGGCATAGGGGAAGCCCAGATGCTCTTTCCAGCGCGGCGAGTAGTGGACGGTGTCCTGGCGCGCGTCCAGGTCCCAGACACCGAACCAGCCTTGCTGGACGGCTCGCCGCCAACGTTCGACTTCCATGACTGTGGCCAACATAGCGACCCATCTTGGCGGCCGTGGCGGCCCGGGTCAAGGGTTGGACCCTGCGCCCGGCAGGTCAAGTGCCAAATCCACACGGCTTGGCGCGGCGCAGGCCAAGAAAAAGGCCCCGGCTCCCAAGGAGCCGAGGCCTTTTAGACCATTCGCCGAAGCGGGCGTTCTTTAGAACGGGATGTCGTCATCCATATCGTCAAAGCCGGTCGCCGGGCGCGGTGCCGGGGCGGGCGCCGGGCGGGCAGCTGCCGGAGGGCGTGCAGGCGGGCGGGCCGGAGCGCGCGGGGCCGGGGCGTCGCCGTAGTCGTCGCCACCGCCGTAGCCGCCAGCACCGCCGCCACCACCACGTGCTTCGCGGGCGCCGTAGCCACCACCACCGCCGCCACCACCTTCATCACCGGAATCGCGGCCGCCGAGCAGCTGCATTTCATTGGCGATGATTTCGGTGGTGTAGACGTCCTTGCCTTCCTTGTCGGTCCACTTGCGGGTGCGCAGGCGGCCTTCGACGTAGAGCGGGCGGCCCTTCTTGCAGTACTGGCCGACGATCTCAGCCAGCTTGTCGTTGAACACCACACGGTGCCATTCGGTTTCTTCCTGCTTTTCGCCGGTCTCGCGGTTCTTCCAATTGCGCGTGGTGGCCAGGCTGATGGTGCAGAAGGCGACGCCGCTGGGGTTGTAGCGCAACTCGGGGTCGCGCCCCAGGTTGCCGATGAGAATGACTTTATTGACCGAGGCCATAGGCGCTGCTCCGCAAGCTGCTGATATCCAAACCCCCGGATTATGCCGCCCCGGCTGCCGGCCCCAGGGCGGGCAAGCCCCAGGGAGCCCTGGGCGGCTGGCGACCGCCCACGCCGGACCGAGGGCGCCGCAGTTGGCGCCCTGCTTCTTGCACTTAGTCAGGCCAGGCGCCGGGCGGACCTGGGCATTGCCTAAGATGCCGCCATGGACCGCAGCAGCACCACGCCCCTGAACCCGAGCCAGAGCTGGAACACCGGCAGCCGCCGACGCTTCTGGCTGGCCTACGGCGGCGCCTGCCTGCTGACCTGGTTGCTTTACGTGGTGGCCGGGCTCGACTACCAGCGCG
This region of Paucibacter aquatile genomic DNA includes:
- a CDS encoding single-stranded DNA-binding protein, with protein sequence MASVNKVILIGNLGRDPELRYNPSGVAFCTISLATTRNWKNRETGEKQEETEWHRVVFNDKLAEIVGQYCKKGRPLYVEGRLRTRKWTDKEGKDVYTTEIIANEMQLLGGRDSGDEGGGGGGGGYGAREARGGGGGAGGYGGGDDYGDAPAPRAPARPPARPPAAARPAPAPAPRPATGFDDMDDDIPF
- a CDS encoding PAS domain-containing protein, whose product is MLATVMEVERWRRAVQQGWFGVWDLDARQDTVHYSPRWKEHLGFPYARSADHTAFWRCRVHPEDQAAMLTALRAHLDGSEPSYEARFRLRSNGSGYRQMFSRGLVLERDAQGEAVRVVGTMIDLSERPASPTPAQWVEDAAGAPGVGISATPPFHQLLGDARAAAPSFNPSRMLDRVGDLLDQTLRQALVRA